The DNA window TTTTCCAGCCGTCCGCGAACTCGTCGGAGGCCGAGCAGCCAGAACTGCAGAGGCCCTTCGGGCTGTGCACCTTACGCCCGCCCTGGAGATTTCACTTCGAGAGACGCCTGGAGATTTTGGACAATAACCTGAATCCGTGACTTCCGATAATCCATCGACTTGAAAGCTGATTGTGACGGCCCGATTTTCCCGATTTCCCGCAGGTTCACGGTTCGAGCGCCGTGTCGAAGGGGGCTGTGGGGCTGTGCGCGAACGATCGGCCCCCTTGATCGGTCATTTCGGGTGGGTTGCGCGCAGCCGTTCCCCCGCCGAGCCCTTGTGGCCAGCGTCTTGGGGTGCTGGGAAAGCTTGGACTGCGTCTTCAGCCGCTGGCGGCGAACTGCGCATGCAGATCGCAAAAGGCACGGGCTGCCTTGTCGTTGGCGCCCAGTCCCAACCACAGCCGCCCGCCATGGTTGATCACGCGTGCTGCGCGGATGACAAGTTCCTGGATCACAGTCTTCAGACGCCGTCGCCTGGCCGCATGGCGCACCGGTGCATGCGGCCCCAGCAGCCCTTGCTGCCCCATGAGGCGCAGCACGTTCATCGTCAGGGCCGCAAGCTGGCAGACAAGATCGTTCGTGTCGAACTTCCCCGAGGGCAGTCGCTCCAGATCCATGTCGGTTTTGAATTCCGCATGGAACTGCTCGTGCGTAGCGTGCCCGGCGTACAGGTCGATGATCGCCTCGGCGCTGATGGCCTTGGGCAAGCTTGTCGTCCAGCCCTCCAAGATGATCTCGGGGACCAAAAACTGCTGGCCACGGGCATCGACGGTGCGCTCCGTGATGCGCACAATGCGGCGCAGGCGATGGGCGATGCCTTCGACCTGCACGGCCACCTCCCAAACCGCCACGCGCTTGCCTGCGCGCGGATGCTGCCACAACAAACCCCCTTCCAGTTCCTGCCGTCGCAAGACCTCCAGAGGATCGGTCTTGCGGGGATTCCACTTGATCAGAACATCGACCCGGGGCAGTCCTGGCCTGTTGCAGCGCTGCATGTCGGCCATCAAGGCGGCCGAGCAAAACCCCGCATCCATGCGCACGAGAATCGGCGCCTTGGGGCCTGCGGTCGACAGGCGCTGCGCCATGGGCACGGCCGTCTCGAGGTTGTAGGTCGTCTCCGAAGCCGAGTGCTGCGCGCCCGGACGTAGGGCGAACTCCAGGCAAAACCCATGCGTGCCCAGGTAGGCCGCCAGCGGGCAGTAGCCATCGACCCCCGCGTAGGTGCGGCTCACCCCATCCTTGGCTGTGCCCGAGTTGTCCATCGCGAAGGTGTCGATGTCCAGCGGCACATGACCGCAAGGCAAAAGACCATAGTCCGGTTGGCTCTTGCGCAGCAGCGCTTCAATCGCCTGGGAGGTGAAGTCAAACCACAGGGCGGCCTGCGCATCCAGGCGCTGGCGCAGGGTGGGCGAGGACGGCACACCCACCAGACCCAGCGCCTCCTGGAAGAAACGATCGCCTCGAAAGCCTTCGATGGCATCGAAGTCGCTCTTGCTCTGCGCGAGCAAGCCAACATAGCTGCGCATCAGTGTGCTGGGCGGCAGTCCGCCGCGGCAAGGCCACTGGGCATCCAGGCGTTTGAACAGAGGATCGAGGCGCTTGAGGTGATGACCGACAAGGGCCAGACCGGCCACCGGCGTCAGGTCATAGTCGAGTTGCTTGACGCGAAATCCAAACCCCATGCCATACCCCGGAACGTTCACCCGCTGGGTGAGAAGACAAAGGGGTCATTTTATCGAATAAACCATTATGCATCAACAACTTATGAAAATTCCGCATGCCCGAGCTCACGGATTCAGGTAANGCTGATCGAACGCTCTCGATGGTTGGCGAGACACTGTGAGGGCACATGGGGCGGCCTGGGGACTCGGTTTTGGCGTGGTCGGGGCGCACTATTGCCCTCACGCGGCTCGCAGGACGTGCATGCGCTTGATGTTCCAAGCCATGGTCACCAAGCTCCATTCGCCTTGTGCCTTGGCCAGCCCGCGCATGCTCATCTGGCGCCAACCCATCACTTGCTTGATGATGCCGAACACCGGCTCCACTGTCTGCTTGCGCAGGCCGTACAGGGCTCGGCCTGCTTGCGTGCCCAGGCGGTGTGCCATCTGCACGAGCGGATCCGTCGTCTGGGGCTCGGGCACATCGGGTGCAAAGCGCCCCATCACCGGCGTGTGATGCGACTCCCGCTTGAGCGCCAGCAGCGGCTCGATACCCGCGTCGTTGCACGCGATCACGTTGGCTTGGCTGAAGAAGCCGTTGTCCGTGATGAGCGTGTGCACCTCGCCCAGCACCGCGGGTAACGCTTGGATCTGCTGCAGCGTAGGCACAACTTCGCGCTTGTCGTTGGATGCCTGGCTCACATGCTGGGTGATCACCATCATCGTCGCGATGTCCACGCCGGCTTGTGCGTTGTAGCTTTGCTCGAAGCCCCCACCCGACACGGGCATGATGCGCGACTCTTCATCCGTGAGGTTGACCTGATCGCTGCTCCGGGGGCCGGCCTCTGGCGGCTCAGGGTCCTTGCCGCGCGGCTTCTTGCCCGCCTCGCGCTGGGCTTGGCGCTTGGCGGTCTTGGCCTCGTACTCCTGCTGCTCGACCTGATGGCGTTCGCTGGCGCGCTGCTCGATCTTGGCCTTGGCCTGCGCGATTGCGCTCAAGCGATCTGCACGCAGGGCGATCTCCGCCGGCACATCCATGCCGTCGGGTACCGTCGCGCGGTCGCTGTTCTCTGCCAGCGCCAGCAGCGTTTGTACTTCCTGGCGCAGCTGCGCCTCGATCTTGTTGGCATGAGCCCACGACAAGGCCTTGTGCTTGCTGGCGTTGGCGTCGATCTTGGTGCCATCCAGCGCGATGTGTCCGAGCTTGAGCAGCTTCATCTCGCGCGCCAGAACCAGCACCTGCACGAACAGTGCCTCCACCTCCTTCAAGAAGCGGCGGCGGAACGTCGCCAGCGTGTCGTGATCGGGGTGGGTATTGGCCGCAACAAAGCGGAACGCCACCGAGTCGTAGGTCGCCCGCTCGATCTTGCGGCTGGAGTGCACGCCGTTGGCGTAGCCGTAGATCAGCAGGCCCAGCAGCACCGCCGGATGGTGCGCCGCCGAGCCCCGGCCTGCGTACTGTCGGGCCAGATCGCCCAGATCAAGCTGCTCGATGACTTCGACCACGAAGCGCGCCAAGTGATCAGTGGGCAGCCATTCGTCCACCGACGGTGGCAACAGATATGCGGTGTCTCGGTCAACAGGGACGAAGCGGCTCATCGGCTCGGGCTCTCGGTTGTGCAGCAGCAATTGTCTCGGATAGCGTCTTCATCCGGAAGACCGCAAAGTCCGACAGTCTCCTAGGCCCGTGGGGGTCAGAATCACCAGATAGTCACCATTTCTCACGGTCTTGCAAGGTTTGCCGGCATGATCAAGCCAAAGTGCGAACCGACTTTTCTCTTTCCCACTGACGCGTCTTGGCCGCAGCAATAAACTGTTTCTGATCTTTGATGTCGATGACACCTGCATCGTTTGAAACATTGGCTGCCTTCAATAACATCGCGCCGCCCCGGTCTATACCAATCGCCTTGAGATGACCGAAAGCATCGCGTACGAAATCGATTGCAGCGCTTTCCGCGGCTAGTTTTTTTGCTCCGGAGTCGGACAGAATCAGAGCGATGGCGTCAAAAATCACCGACGGTGCCCCTGCTAGCTGTTTGTCCACCTCTAGCGACGTGCCGCCGACCAGTTTGACAAGGCCGACTTTGGGGCCGACGATCTTGACATTGGCGCCGGCGGCAATAGCGGCCTTTTTAATGGCGGCAATAGCTGCGCCGTCCGAGCCATCTGCAATCAAAATGCCAACCACGCGACCGTCCAATGAGTCTTTCATCTTGCCGATGATTTGCGTGGCGGGAGAAAGCGGCATGTCCGTCACCGGTGCTGCGGGGTGAGGCGTGACGGGCAACGAGTCCATCGCCAGACCGTTCGCAACGCGCTGCGCCAAGCTTTCCTGGATGTTACGCAAGTGTCCGACGATCGCTTCGCGGATATGCACATGCTCGACTTTGGACAGCTCGAATACCAGTGCCGACGCGATGTGCGCTTGCTCATACTCGGTCTGACTGAGGAAGAACTGCCGCGCCTGGCTGTAATGGTCGGCGAAACTCTCGGGCCGGATGCGGCCTTTTTTGCCTGCCTCAGTCACGGCTACCGTTCTGAATACGTTTTTAGGCGTTTCGCGTGGTGATGTGTCCGATAGCGAGTTCGGCTCGTAATTGACGCGACCGCTGGGTTGCGCCATTTGCATGTGGCCATCGCGCTGAAGGTTGGCGAATGGACACTTGGGGCATTGACTGGAATCTGGTGGAAATTGGACGAGCCCAAACGCGAAATCTGCGTGTCGAGATACGAAAACAGGCGTCCTTGCAGGAGCGGATCGTTGGAGAAATCGATCCCTGGCACGATGTTGGCGGGGCAATACGCGATCTGCTCTGTTTCGGCGAAAAAATTGTTCGGCCAGCGATCCAGAACCATACGCCCGATGATTTGCAACGGCACCAGTTCTTCCGGGATCAGCTTGGTCGGATCGAGGTGGTCGAACGGAAACGCCTCGGCCTCGGCTTCAGTAAACAACTGGACAGCGAATTCCCACTCAGGGAAATGACCAGCCTCGATGGCCTCAAACATATCGCGGCGGTGAAAATCCTGATCGGCACCGGAAATCTTGACGGTTTCATCCCAGATGGTGGACTGTAGTCCCAGCTTGGGACGCCAGTGAAATTTGACGAAGGTCGATTCACCCGCCTCATTGAGCAGGCGATAGCTATGGATACCAAAGCCTTCAATCATGCGCAGTGAGCGCGGAATGGTGCGGTCGGACATGATCCACATCACCATGTGCATGGCTTCGGGGGTCAGCGAAATGTAATCCCAGAAGGTGTCGTGCGCAGTGGCTGCCTGGGGAAACGCGCGGTCCGGCTCCATTTTTGCGGCATGAATGAGATCGGGAAACTTGATGGCATCCTCCTGAATCCGTGAGCTCGGGCATGCGGAATTTTCATAAGTTGTTGATGCATAATGGTTTATTCGATAAAATGACCCCTTTGTCTTCTCACCCAGCGGGTGAACGTTCCGGGGTATGGCATGGGGTTTGGATTTCGCGTCAAGCAACTCGACTATGACCTGACGCCGGTGGCCGGTCTGGCCCTTGTCGGTCATCACCTCAAGCGCCTCGATCCTCTGTTCAAACGCCTGGATGCCCAGTGGCCTTGCCGCGGCGGACTGCCGCCCAGCACACTGATGCGCAGCTATGTTGGCTTGCTCGCGCAGAGCAAGAGCGACTTCGATGCCATCGAAGGCTTTCGAGGCGATCGTTTCTTCCAGGAGGCGCTGGGTCTGGTGGGTGTGCCGTCCTCGCCCACCCTGCGCCAGCGCCTGGATGCGCAGGCCGCCCTGTGGTTTGACTTCACCTCCCAGGCGATTGAAGCGCTGCTGCGCAAGAGCCAACCGGACTATGGTCTTTTGCCTTGCGGTCATGTGCCGCTGGACATCGACACCTTCGCGATGGACAACTCGGGCACAGCCAAGGATGGGGTGAGCCGCACCTACGCGGGGGTCGATGGCTACTGCCCGCTGGCGGCCTACCTGGGCACGCATGGGTTTTGCCTGGAGTTCGCCCTACGTCCGGGCGCGCAGCACTCGGCTTCGGAGACGACCTACAACCTCGAGACGGCCGTGCCCATGGCGCAGCGCCTGTCGACCGCAGGCCCCAAGGCGCCGATTCTCGTGCGCATGGATGCGGGGTTTTGCTCGGCCGCCTTGATGGCCGACATGCAGCGCTGCAACAGGCCAGGACTGCCCCGGGTCGATGTTCTGATCAAGTGGAATCCCCGCAAGACCGATCCTCTGGAGGTCTTGCGACGGCAGGAACTGGAAGGGGGTTTGTTGTGGCAGCATCCGCGCGCAGGCAAGCGCGTGGCGGTTTGGGAGGTGGCCGTGCAGGTCGAAGGCATCGCCCATCGCCTGCGCCGCATTGTGCGCATCACGGAGCGCACCGTCGATGCCCGTGGCCAGCAGTTTTTGGTCCCCGAGATCATCTTGGAGGGCTGGACGACAAGCTTGCCCAAGGCCATCAGCGCCGAGGCGATCATCGACCTGTACGCCGGGCACGCTACGCACGAGCAGTTCCATGCGGAATTCAAAACCGACATGGATCTGGAGCGACTGCCCTCGGGGAAGTTCGACACGAACGATCTTGTCTGCCAGCTTGCGGCCCTGACGATGAACGTGCTGCGCCTCATGGGGCAGCAAGGGCTGCTGGGGCCGCATGCACCGGTGCGCCATGCGGCCAGGCGACGGCGTCTGAAGACTGTGATCCAGGAACTTGTCATCCGCGCAGCACGCGTGATCAACCATGGCGGGCGGCTGTGGTTGGGACTGGGCGCCAACGACAAGGCAGCCCGTGCCTTTTGCGATCTGCATGCGCAGTTCGCCGCCAGCGGCTGAAGACGCAGTCCAAGCTTTCCCAGCACCCCAAGACGCTGGCCACAAGGGCTCGGCGGGGGAACGGCTGCGCGCAACCCACCCGAAATGACCGATCAAGGGGGCCGATCGTTCGCGCACAGCCCCACAGCCCCCTTCGACACGGCGCTCGAACCGTGAACCTGCGGGAAATCGGGAAAATCGGGCCGTCACAATCAGCTTTCAAGTCGATGGATTATCGGAAGTCACGGATTCAGGGAGTTATTGAGTCGGCCCGCCCAGATGTTGGGTGGCGGCCTCAAAGCTGTGAAGTGCAACACCCCAAGCCTGTCAGGTGTTGCGATGCAAAGGACGACGACGTACCGACAGCTTCAAGCTGAAGAGCGCATGACGATGGCCAGTTTGATGCAGCAGGGGTGCAGTGTTCGGGCCATGGCCCGAACACTGGGGCGCGCGCCCTCGACCATCAGTCGGGAGCTTGGCCACAATGGCGAGGACACGGGGCCCTATGCGCCCGCAACGGCGCGGCAGCGCTGTGCGACGCGCCGGGATGCCGCACGCCCGTCTCCCAAGCTGCACCGGGACGGCATCCTCTGGGGCGTGGTCACCGCCTTGCTGGACTGGAAGTATTCGCCCCGGCAGATTGCTGGCACACTGCTGCGGATGTATCCCGAGCGCCCCGAACTGCAGGTCTCGCATGAGACCATCGACACCGCCATCTACGCCCAGGCCCGTGGGGAGTTGCGCAGACAGTTGATGGCCTGTCTGCGCCATGGCCACAGCAAGCGCATGCCGCGTTCGC is part of the Thiomonas sp. X19 genome and encodes:
- a CDS encoding IS1380-like element ISCARN34 family transposase, which translates into the protein MGFGFRVKQLDYDLTPVAGLALVGHHLKRLDPLFKRLDAQWPCRGGLPPSTLMRSYVGLLAQSKSDFDAIEGFRGDRFFQEALGLVGVPSSPTLRQRLDAQAALWFDFTSQAIEALLRKSQPDYGLLPCGHVPLDIDTFAMDNSGTAKDGVSRTYAGVDGYCPLAAYLGTHGFCLEFALRPGAQHSASETTYNLETAVPMAQRLSTAGPKAPILVRMDAGFCSAALMADMQRCNRPGLPRVDVLIKWNPRKTDPLEVLRRQELEGGLLWQHPRAGKRVAVWEVAVQVEGIAHRLRRIVRITERTVDARGQQFLVPEIILEGWTTSLPKAISAEAIIDLYAGHATHEQFHAEFKTDMDLERLPSGKFDTNDLVCQLAALTMNVLRLMGQQGLLGPHAPVRHAARRRRLKTVIQELVIRAARVINHGGRLWLGLGANDKAARAFCDLHAQFAASG
- a CDS encoding IS1182-like element ISThsp16 family transposase, yielding MSRFVPVDRDTAYLLPPSVDEWLPTDHLARFVVEVIEQLDLGDLARQYAGRGSAAHHPAVLLGLLIYGYANGVHSSRKIERATYDSVAFRFVAANTHPDHDTLATFRRRFLKEVEALFVQVLVLAREMKLLKLGHIALDGTKIDANASKHKALSWAHANKIEAQLRQEVQTLLALAENSDRATVPDGMDVPAEIALRADRLSAIAQAKAKIEQRASERHQVEQQEYEAKTAKRQAQREAGKKPRGKDPEPPEAGPRSSDQVNLTDEESRIMPVSGGGFEQSYNAQAGVDIATMMVITQHVSQASNDKREVVPTLQQIQALPAVLGEVHTLITDNGFFSQANVIACNDAGIEPLLALKRESHHTPVMGRFAPDVPEPQTTDPLVQMAHRLGTQAGRALYGLRKQTVEPVFGIIKQVMGWRQMSMRGLAKAQGEWSLVTMAWNIKRMHVLRAA